CAAGAGCGTCAGGCGCGAAGGTCGGCCCGCGTCCACGATGTCCGCGCTGAGCGCGCGCGCGAGCCACGGACCGAAGTGCTCCGGCACTCGCCTCGCCAATGCCTGAGGGTGGAGCTCGGAATCGCCCGAAAGCGGAACGATACTCACGTCGTCATCCTCCCAACGAGGTACAGACCACCCACCACAGCAACGGCGACACCGACGACCGTCGCCGTCGTCGCGATCGACCTCGCCGCATCGCGAACACCGTCTCCCGCGCCGTTTGCGAGGCTCTCGATCGGTCCTCGTAGGGGTCGCAGTGCCGGCAGCGACGGCGCCGTCAGCTCGACGCCGCGCGCGTGTGCTCGCGCGCGCCAGTCCTCGAGCGCCGTCGCGTACGACTCGACACGGGTCGCGACTTCGTCAGCGAGGCGCCGCGTGAGCGGCGCGTCGGGCCCGCGCTCGCGGTAGAGCGCGAGCCAGCTCTCGCGCCACGACTTCCAGTTCTGCAAGAAGTCGAACGGAATCACCTGGCGGTAGTAGGCGCGCAGCAGGTCGCGACTCAGCGCATCGATCGACGCGTGCACCTCGCGCATGCGTGCCTCGACGTGCCCCGGCCACTGAATGCCGACGTGCGCGGCGTGCGTATCGCGCTCATTGGGCGGCCCCTCATCCATCCCATCGCGCACATCCGGCAGCGGCTCGATGGACACGACGGGGTAAGGGGAGGGCGCGAGCGCACCAGCTCGCGCGGACATCGACGGTCGCGACGCCACACGCCCGTGCGTGCATCGATCCGCCGCTGAGCCCGGCACGATCGAAAACCGCCCGGCGTGCTCGCCCCACGGGAGCACCGGCCCCGCGATCCCGAACGTCGCGAGGTACTCGAGCGGATTGACCCACACAGATCTGAACCGCACCGGCTCGAGCGGGTCGATGCGCGGGCCGGGATACGGCGAGCCTTCGACGACGCGACGCCCGTTGTACGAGATGGCGCGCGACCGCAGTCGCGCACGGAGCTCGAGCGGGACCTGTCGCCGCACCTCGAAGTGCAGGTGCGCGCCCATTGTTGCGAACCTGCCCGAGCTCGTGCGACCAACCTCCGCGATCAGATCGCCGTGCTGCACGACCGCACCGGCCTCGACGTGCCGCCGCGACAGGTGCGCGTAGTGCGTGAACACGCCGTCCTGCTCGTGCCAGAGCACGATGCTCACGCCGTAGCCGCCGAAGCCCGGCGAGCCGTCGGGAACGGAGATGACACAGACGCCATCACGCACCGCGTAAACGGGCGTCCCGACGCCACCGAGGAGGTCCAGGCCGGCGTGCCAACGCCACCCGCTCGGACGCCGGCGCCAGCCGACCACCGTCGTCATCCGCATCCGCTCGATCGCGATCGGCGGATGCGCAGAGCACGTCGGCTGCGAGAGCCACGGCGCATCGCGGAACAGCGTCATAGCGCCAGCTCGAAGCAGCACACGCACGGCGCAGGCTCGGGCGTCGCGATCGTCACCTGCGCCGCGCCATTCGGCACCGGCACGAGCGGAGGTTCGACGTCCGCTGTGACCTCGATGCGAGCGAGCTCTTCGAGCGCACGATCGATGAAAGAGATCGCCATCGGCACGCGGCGCGCGGGCCCGCGCAATGCGCGTAGATACGCGGCGAACGGCGGCAGATCGATCGAGGCTTGGAACGCGCCACCTGCAGCGGCTTCGGTGCTCGTGTAGAGGGTGCGACGCGGAGACGATGAGCTCGCCGCCCCGTAGCCGGCGAACGCACCCACGCGATAGCGCGGAGCCGGAACATCCGTCGGGCCATCGACACGCGCCGACACGTGCAGGCCCGACGCGCAGACGGTGAACTGAGCGCCGCGCACGAAGTCGACTTCCGCGGTCGCGACAGCGGGTCCGACACCCCACTGAACCTCGGCGACCACATGAGTTCCCGGCAGAATGATCGTCGTCGCAATAGGGTCGGCGAGCTCGGGACCGACGAGGCACACGGTGACGACGCGCGTCGCCGCCTCATCGCCGCCGGGGAGACGGATGAGCTGTTCGCGATGACCGGGCCACACCTCAGCGGAACGACCGATCGCGCCGTGCTCGAGGAGCTCGGAGTAATCGCCGCGCATGTTCGCTCCTCTGCACGCGCTACTGCGGTTGTCGCGCAGCGAGCACCACGTCGCGCGCGGCAACCCGCATCACGAGCACGTCGACTTCGAACGCGCACGGCGGCGCTTCCAAGCTCGCATCCGGCCCTTCGCCCACGCGCAGCCACGGCCACGCGTAGACCGCGATCGCTCCATCGTCGCGGTGCTCGACCTCGAGTTGTTCGACGTACGGATACGCGCTCGGCCGCACTGTCTGGACCGTCACGAACGAGTCGCCAGGGTCGAGCTGAGAGAAGCGCGAGAGCCGCAGGTGCACCGCTGCGGCTCCATCGAGCGCCCAGGGGCGAGCGAGGCCCTCGACGCTCCAGGGGCGCACGAGCTCACCGTTCGGCTCGAAGCCTTCCGTGCGCAACACACGAACGTTCGATCCACCTCCGGGCGTCTGCTCGACGCGCACGCGCGCGCAGGCCCACAGGGCATCGCGAAGCAAAATCGGCATTGGTTCTCCTTCGGGTTGAGAGCGGCGTTAGAAGCCGGAGGCCATCGGGGATCGCCAAAGCCAGCGCGCGCCTTCCCATGCGCCCGCGGTCGCCGCGTCGCGGTACTGCTCGCCGACGCCGACGCGAACGGCGGCCTCGTACGCGGCGCGATGCTCCACAGGCGTCCGGCTCTCGGGCGGGACGTCGCGCCACGACTCGCGCACCTCCGGTGCGTCGCCCACTGGGCTCGATGACGGAGGCGGCGGGGGCGGGAAGGGCGGAACCGCGCCCGCACGACCGCCGAACAGACCGGAGAACAGACCGACCAGGTCCCCGAACGTCTGCTGTGGCCTCGATGATGCCGCCGGTGCCGATGCCGGCTGAGGAGCGCGAGCTCGCGCGCGCGCCGATCGCGCTGCACGCTGCGCGCCGTATGCGGTCGCGAGCACGGCGATAGTTTGACCTGCGAGCGGATTGCCGCGACGCGCAGACGCCGCGAGCGTTCCGAGATTCGCGAGCGCGCGCGGGTCACCGCGGCTTCCGCGGTCGAGAAGCGTCGTCGCCGCTCTCATCGTGTCCGCCGCAACCGGCCCGACACCGGGCACCATCGACACGAGCGAGTGTACGATCGGCTGGCGAACGACATCGCTCGTCACGCGCGCGACGTCGCGCACCGCGCGCGACTGCGCGAGCTGCCGTGCAGTGCGCGCGGTCTGACGAAACACCTGCCCGAAGTCGAAGCCGGCCGCCGCAGCTCGCGTCGCGAGCGCATGCGCGATGGTGTTCTCGTCCGCGCTCGCGGCGAAGCGAACGGGACCGTCAGCGGTCTCGAGCGTCGCGATCGCAATCCATCGGGACCCGTCCCGACGCACCGTGATCCGGCACGGGTACTCTCCCACGTAGAGAGGCCGCATCGTCGTCTTCCTCGCTCCTCACGCCCGACCGGGCGGCTGATAGGAAACGGTCTCGCGCGGCGCGAAGAGCGGCGCGGGTGCGTTTCGGACTCCGAAGTACACGAGCGCGCCCCTCGTGGTGCCTCCGTAGAGGCCATCCGCCTGCAAGCCCGCCGCACGCTGGAACCGCTGCAGCTTCTGCCTCGAATACACGAAGCCCTGCCGCGCGATCTCGGCCCCCATCTGCGGCGCCAGACGCCGAGCGAGCGCGAGGTCCACACCCGCACCACCAGGCGCGTTCACGTTCTGGCGACGCGCTTCCGCATCGGGCCGCGATGGCTCCGACGTCGACGATGGTGCCGGCGCGCGG
This genomic interval from Sandaracinus amylolyticus contains the following:
- a CDS encoding peptidoglycan DD-metalloendopeptidase family protein, producing the protein MTLFRDAPWLSQPTCSAHPPIAIERMRMTTVVGWRRRPSGWRWHAGLDLLGGVGTPVYAVRDGVCVISVPDGSPGFGGYGVSIVLWHEQDGVFTHYAHLSRRHVEAGAVVQHGDLIAEVGRTSSGRFATMGAHLHFEVRRQVPLELRARLRSRAISYNGRRVVEGSPYPGPRIDPLEPVRFRSVWVNPLEYLATFGIAGPVLPWGEHAGRFSIVPGSAADRCTHGRVASRPSMSARAGALAPSPYPVVSIEPLPDVRDGMDEGPPNERDTHAAHVGIQWPGHVEARMREVHASIDALSRDLLRAYYRQVIPFDFLQNWKSWRESWLALYRERGPDAPLTRRLADEVATRVESYATALEDWRARAHARGVELTAPSLPALRPLRGPIESLANGAGDGVRDAARSIATTATVVGVAVAVVGGLYLVGRMTT